In one Nicotiana tomentosiformis chromosome 6, ASM39032v3, whole genome shotgun sequence genomic region, the following are encoded:
- the LOC104101718 gene encoding probable GPI-anchored adhesin-like protein PGA55 isoform X2, whose product MSKQVLDSVDSRSNPSEPPNIGIWFSSYTYESPVLSGIDENVASQGDIQSPIKVGRASDNIPFSSVLSESLDTKDCFSSFVPETPGLADSDDFRVPESIDISFKEDTSTKGCKEDSISKEEDNSAENRTNGKYVSLSSGVDVASKGLVQCTNYVADNKRDVDSSNDMSLASEPPDIGNWFSSYVYESPKVDTIQEFILPDHEKEFDDKVYMNGDNGCGEPQNLRNSLGSGFIHDDKYEHLPVSKDADGTNNTRVTKEMSRERISQQTLYHKKTQNSKCGSPRYIDMVIKDSKTAGEHLETISPQEANCKVSCIINHSSCEGEKLYKHPIHRTDSEENSPKSEDCVEPAYNVQPKNSPVARVLSQKLSKREAGEITDKENNINGLGENGFRSTRKNRNSQLHNGSPLPRPSAVQSPSLSGITVASNCHKHVLTRKVLTETTNLHPSALETTGKWRCPQRTKPDLGPPLKQLRLEQWVRRA is encoded by the exons ATGTCTAAGCAG GTCTTGGATTCTGTAGACTCACGGTCGAATCCTTCTG AGCCTCCAAATATTGGAATTTGGTTCTCAAGTTATACATATGAATCGCCTGTTTTGAGTGGCATTGATGAGAATGTAGCTTCACAAGGAGATATCCAAAGTCCAATTAAG GTTGGGAGAGCTTCAGATAATATCCCATTTTCTTCCG TGCTATCAGAGTCTTTAGATACCAAGGACTGTTTCTCAAGTTTTGTGCCTGAAACTCCTGGATTGGCTGATAGTGATGATTTTAGAGTCCCTGAATCAATTGACATCAGTTTCAAAGAGGATACTAGCACCAAAGGATGCAAAGAAGACAGCATCAGCAAGGAGGAAGATAATTCTGCTGAAAATCGAACAAATGGGAAATATGTTAGTTTGTCTTCTGGTGTTGATGTGGCTTCGAAGGGCCTTGTTCAGTGTACAAACTATGTTGCAGATAACAAAAGG GATGTGGACTCTTCAAATGACATGTCACTTGCTTCAG AGCCTCCAGACATCGGGAACTGGTTCTCTAGCTATGTTTATGAATCTCCAAAAGTGGATACTATTCAAGAATTCATACTTCCAGATCATGAGAAAGAATTTGATGACAAAGTGTATATGAATGGGGATAATGGCTGTGGGGAACCTCAGAACTTAAGGAATTCATTAGGAAGTGGTTTTATCCATGATGACAAGTATGAGCATCTACCTGTCTCAAAG GACGCTGATGGGACAAACAACACAAGAGTAACCAAAGAAATGTCTCGCGAAAGAATTTCTCAACAGACTCTATATCACAAGAAAACGCAGAATAGCAAATGTGGTTCACCAAGATACATTGACATGGTAATCAAAGACAGTAAAACAGCTGGAGAACATTTGGAGACCATCTCCCCTCAAGAAGCTAACTGCAAAGTGTCCTGTATCATTAATCATTCAAGCTGTGAAGGTGAAAAATTATATAAACATCCAATTCACAGGACGGATTCTGAAGAGAATAGCCCGAAATCTGAAGATTGTGTTGAACCTGCTTACAATGTGCAGCCTAAAAATAGTCCTGTGGCGAGGGTGTTAAGTCAGAAGTTATCCAAAAGGGAAGCTGGGGAAATCACggacaaagaaaataatataaatGGCTTAGGAGAGAATGGTTTTAGATCAACCAGAAAGAACAGAAATAGCCAATTGCACAATGGAAGTCCTTTGCCAAGGCCTTCTGCAGTTCAGTCTCCTTCTCTAAGTGGGATCACTGTTGCATCAAACTGCCACAAGCATGTTTTGACAAGAAAGGTTCTCACAGAAACAACCAACTTGCATCCTAGTGCTTTGGAAACAACAGGAAAATGGCGTTGCCCCCAGAGGACTAAGCCAGATCTTGGTCCTCCTTTAAAGCAGCTTCGATTGGAACAGTGGGTTCGTCGAGCTTAA
- the LOC104101718 gene encoding probable GPI-anchored adhesin-like protein PGA55 isoform X3 gives MSKQVLDSVDSRSNPSEPPNIGIWFSSYTYESPVLSGIDENVASQGDIQSPIKVGRASDNIPFSSESLDTKDCFSSFVPETPGLADSDDFRVPESIDISFKEDTSTKGCKEDSISKEEDNSAENRTNGKYVSLSSGVDVASKGLVQCTNYVADNKRDVDSSNDMSLASEPPDIGNWFSSYVYESPKVDTIQEFILPDHEKEFDDKVYMNGDNGCGEPQNLRNSLGSGFIHDDKYEHLPVSKNQDADGTNNTRVTKEMSRERISQQTLYHKKTQNSKCGSPRYIDMVIKDSKTAGEHLETISPQEANCKVSCIINHSSCEGEKLYKHPIHRTDSEENSPKSEDCVEPAYNVQPKNSPVARVLSQKLSKREAGEITDKENNINGLGENGFRSTRKNRNSQLHNGSPLPRPSAVQSPSLSGITVASNCHKHVLTRKVLTETTNLHPSALETTGKWRCPQRTKPDLGPPLKQLRLEQWVRRA, from the exons ATGTCTAAGCAG GTCTTGGATTCTGTAGACTCACGGTCGAATCCTTCTG AGCCTCCAAATATTGGAATTTGGTTCTCAAGTTATACATATGAATCGCCTGTTTTGAGTGGCATTGATGAGAATGTAGCTTCACAAGGAGATATCCAAAGTCCAATTAAG GTTGGGAGAGCTTCAGATAATATCCCATTTTCTTCCG AGTCTTTAGATACCAAGGACTGTTTCTCAAGTTTTGTGCCTGAAACTCCTGGATTGGCTGATAGTGATGATTTTAGAGTCCCTGAATCAATTGACATCAGTTTCAAAGAGGATACTAGCACCAAAGGATGCAAAGAAGACAGCATCAGCAAGGAGGAAGATAATTCTGCTGAAAATCGAACAAATGGGAAATATGTTAGTTTGTCTTCTGGTGTTGATGTGGCTTCGAAGGGCCTTGTTCAGTGTACAAACTATGTTGCAGATAACAAAAGG GATGTGGACTCTTCAAATGACATGTCACTTGCTTCAG AGCCTCCAGACATCGGGAACTGGTTCTCTAGCTATGTTTATGAATCTCCAAAAGTGGATACTATTCAAGAATTCATACTTCCAGATCATGAGAAAGAATTTGATGACAAAGTGTATATGAATGGGGATAATGGCTGTGGGGAACCTCAGAACTTAAGGAATTCATTAGGAAGTGGTTTTATCCATGATGACAAGTATGAGCATCTACCTGTCTCAAAG AATCAGGACGCTGATGGGACAAACAACACAAGAGTAACCAAAGAAATGTCTCGCGAAAGAATTTCTCAACAGACTCTATATCACAAGAAAACGCAGAATAGCAAATGTGGTTCACCAAGATACATTGACATGGTAATCAAAGACAGTAAAACAGCTGGAGAACATTTGGAGACCATCTCCCCTCAAGAAGCTAACTGCAAAGTGTCCTGTATCATTAATCATTCAAGCTGTGAAGGTGAAAAATTATATAAACATCCAATTCACAGGACGGATTCTGAAGAGAATAGCCCGAAATCTGAAGATTGTGTTGAACCTGCTTACAATGTGCAGCCTAAAAATAGTCCTGTGGCGAGGGTGTTAAGTCAGAAGTTATCCAAAAGGGAAGCTGGGGAAATCACggacaaagaaaataatataaatGGCTTAGGAGAGAATGGTTTTAGATCAACCAGAAAGAACAGAAATAGCCAATTGCACAATGGAAGTCCTTTGCCAAGGCCTTCTGCAGTTCAGTCTCCTTCTCTAAGTGGGATCACTGTTGCATCAAACTGCCACAAGCATGTTTTGACAAGAAAGGTTCTCACAGAAACAACCAACTTGCATCCTAGTGCTTTGGAAACAACAGGAAAATGGCGTTGCCCCCAGAGGACTAAGCCAGATCTTGGTCCTCCTTTAAAGCAGCTTCGATTGGAACAGTGGGTTCGTCGAGCTTAA
- the LOC104101718 gene encoding probable GPI-anchored adhesin-like protein PGA55 isoform X1 — protein MSKQVLDSVDSRSNPSEPPNIGIWFSSYTYESPVLSGIDENVASQGDIQSPIKVGRASDNIPFSSVLSESLDTKDCFSSFVPETPGLADSDDFRVPESIDISFKEDTSTKGCKEDSISKEEDNSAENRTNGKYVSLSSGVDVASKGLVQCTNYVADNKRDVDSSNDMSLASEPPDIGNWFSSYVYESPKVDTIQEFILPDHEKEFDDKVYMNGDNGCGEPQNLRNSLGSGFIHDDKYEHLPVSKNQDADGTNNTRVTKEMSRERISQQTLYHKKTQNSKCGSPRYIDMVIKDSKTAGEHLETISPQEANCKVSCIINHSSCEGEKLYKHPIHRTDSEENSPKSEDCVEPAYNVQPKNSPVARVLSQKLSKREAGEITDKENNINGLGENGFRSTRKNRNSQLHNGSPLPRPSAVQSPSLSGITVASNCHKHVLTRKVLTETTNLHPSALETTGKWRCPQRTKPDLGPPLKQLRLEQWVRRA, from the exons ATGTCTAAGCAG GTCTTGGATTCTGTAGACTCACGGTCGAATCCTTCTG AGCCTCCAAATATTGGAATTTGGTTCTCAAGTTATACATATGAATCGCCTGTTTTGAGTGGCATTGATGAGAATGTAGCTTCACAAGGAGATATCCAAAGTCCAATTAAG GTTGGGAGAGCTTCAGATAATATCCCATTTTCTTCCG TGCTATCAGAGTCTTTAGATACCAAGGACTGTTTCTCAAGTTTTGTGCCTGAAACTCCTGGATTGGCTGATAGTGATGATTTTAGAGTCCCTGAATCAATTGACATCAGTTTCAAAGAGGATACTAGCACCAAAGGATGCAAAGAAGACAGCATCAGCAAGGAGGAAGATAATTCTGCTGAAAATCGAACAAATGGGAAATATGTTAGTTTGTCTTCTGGTGTTGATGTGGCTTCGAAGGGCCTTGTTCAGTGTACAAACTATGTTGCAGATAACAAAAGG GATGTGGACTCTTCAAATGACATGTCACTTGCTTCAG AGCCTCCAGACATCGGGAACTGGTTCTCTAGCTATGTTTATGAATCTCCAAAAGTGGATACTATTCAAGAATTCATACTTCCAGATCATGAGAAAGAATTTGATGACAAAGTGTATATGAATGGGGATAATGGCTGTGGGGAACCTCAGAACTTAAGGAATTCATTAGGAAGTGGTTTTATCCATGATGACAAGTATGAGCATCTACCTGTCTCAAAG AATCAGGACGCTGATGGGACAAACAACACAAGAGTAACCAAAGAAATGTCTCGCGAAAGAATTTCTCAACAGACTCTATATCACAAGAAAACGCAGAATAGCAAATGTGGTTCACCAAGATACATTGACATGGTAATCAAAGACAGTAAAACAGCTGGAGAACATTTGGAGACCATCTCCCCTCAAGAAGCTAACTGCAAAGTGTCCTGTATCATTAATCATTCAAGCTGTGAAGGTGAAAAATTATATAAACATCCAATTCACAGGACGGATTCTGAAGAGAATAGCCCGAAATCTGAAGATTGTGTTGAACCTGCTTACAATGTGCAGCCTAAAAATAGTCCTGTGGCGAGGGTGTTAAGTCAGAAGTTATCCAAAAGGGAAGCTGGGGAAATCACggacaaagaaaataatataaatGGCTTAGGAGAGAATGGTTTTAGATCAACCAGAAAGAACAGAAATAGCCAATTGCACAATGGAAGTCCTTTGCCAAGGCCTTCTGCAGTTCAGTCTCCTTCTCTAAGTGGGATCACTGTTGCATCAAACTGCCACAAGCATGTTTTGACAAGAAAGGTTCTCACAGAAACAACCAACTTGCATCCTAGTGCTTTGGAAACAACAGGAAAATGGCGTTGCCCCCAGAGGACTAAGCCAGATCTTGGTCCTCCTTTAAAGCAGCTTCGATTGGAACAGTGGGTTCGTCGAGCTTAA